The window ATATCCCTTAATCTAATTCTTAAATAGCTGAACCGTTTCAGTTGCTGTGGTCAATAAGCTAAAAAATTTCAAAAGTGTCGAGTGAAGCACATTTTTGATGTTTGACCGTTAAAATCAGCAGTAGAGTTTGTGTGAGTCAGTTATCCTTATCAGCCGTGTGATTTTGTTGAAATTCAAGGTGTAGGATGCCAATAAAAGTGGCGATTAACGGCTTCGGTCGGATCGGACGGAGTGTACTAAGGGCTTTATATGAGTCTGGGCGACGTGCTGAAATTACGGTTGTCGCGGTTAATGAGCTGGCAAGCCCTGAAGGGATTGCGCATTTGCTGAAGTATGACTCAAGCCATGGTCGCTTTGCTTGGGATGTCCGCCTTAGCGGTTCGCTGTTGCAGGTCGGCGATGACAATATTCGTCTCTTTCATCAACCTGATATCAGTTCGCTACCTTGGAAAGAACTTGGAGTTGATGTTGTGCTTGACTGTAGTGGGGCATTCGGTTCTCGCGCAGATGGCTTAGCTCACCTCGATGCGGGCGCTAAAAAAGTGCTCTTCTCCCATCCTGGCTCGGATGATCTTGATGCGACAGTTGTCTATGGCGTTAATCATGATAGTCTAACAATTGACGATAAAATTATTTCAAACGCATCTTGTACCACAAACTGTATTATTCCGATCATTAAACTGTTAGATGATGCGTTCGGTATTGAGTCAGGCACGGTAACAACAATCCATGCATCAATGAATGATCAGCCTGTTATCGATGCTTATCATCATGACCTAAGAAGAACGCGAGCTGCCAGCCAATCAATTATTCCGGTTGATACTAAGCTAGCAGCGGGTATTACGCGAATTTTTCCAAAATTTCAAAATCATTTTGAGGCGATATCGGTACGTGTACCGACAACCAATGTGACAGCCATTGATTTG of the Providencia stuartii genome contains:
- the epd gene encoding erythrose-4-phosphate dehydrogenase, which translates into the protein MPIKVAINGFGRIGRSVLRALYESGRRAEITVVAVNELASPEGIAHLLKYDSSHGRFAWDVRLSGSLLQVGDDNIRLFHQPDISSLPWKELGVDVVLDCSGAFGSRADGLAHLDAGAKKVLFSHPGSDDLDATVVYGVNHDSLTIDDKIISNASCTTNCIIPIIKLLDDAFGIESGTVTTIHASMNDQPVIDAYHHDLRRTRAASQSIIPVDTKLAAGITRIFPKFQNHFEAISVRVPTTNVTAIDLSVTVHSDVSVATVNQLLRSAAHGHFRGIVDYTELPLVSMDFNHDPHSAIVDGTQTRVSGKHLIKTLVWCDNEWGFANRMLDTTLAMAATGFN